The Ficedula albicollis isolate OC2 chromosome 1, FicAlb1.5, whole genome shotgun sequence nucleotide sequence GCCATGAACCCCGATTCCCTGGCAGCCTTTGGAGATGTCCCTCTCTAACTTCCCGCTGTGGGTGCCTGAATCTCTTAAGACAGACGCTGGCAGCCTTTGGAGATGTCCCTCTCTAACTCTGCCCTCTTAGCATGGCACTTCACTGCCATGAACCCCGATTCCCTGGCAGCCTTTGGAGATGTCCCTCTCTAACTTCCCGCTGTGGGTGCCTGAATCTCTTAAGACAGACGCAGTTGGGAGTTTTTAGCAGGGCTACCAGTTCGGCATTATGCAACTAGTCTGGTGGTGGTGCTGCTACCAGGAGCAGTCGCAGTTGGGAGTTTTTAGCAGGGCTACCAGTTTGGCATTGTGCAACTAGtctggtggtgctgctgctaCCAGGAGCAGTGATGACTGGATCCACAGCTGGATCAATTTAGGTCCCTTCAATTCTCTTGCAGGTGCACGAGAAGCGGGACGACCTGGGCAGAGGGGGAGACAACGAGAGCAAGTTAACTGGAAACGCAGGGCCCCGCCTGGCCTGCGGGGTGATTGGGATTGCCAAGAGCTAAGTGTGGTACCTGCACTGCTCTTCCATTGCTGCTCGTGCCCTTCCTCATGCCAGCTCAAGATTTGTCGttcatctcctgctcctctgcatccCGAGCAGCACTCACGCGCTGGAGACTGACCGAGTTTTGTATGATGTACATTCAATTAAAGTGTCCCTGATGGAACGGCTCTGTGGTCTCTGCTCACGCTCCTGCTGTCACCATTCCGTGTCACATCCCTGCTGTGAGGGAAGATGTGagtcctgctcctgtcccagacCCTGGATGCGCCCCACATGCTctggcaaagagcagcagcccttGCGTGTGCCAGGGCTtcctcctggggcaggggcagcattTTTAGGCTTCAAACTTCTGTAATAAATGTTCTGGGCAGATACATCTGGGTCTGGCTGTCTGTGAACAGGGAACCATCCCAAACCTACccctgctgggaaagggggCCTGGGCTTCAGCAGGTGGGTGGTTAAGTTCCATCCAGGAGGAAGTTCCAGGCAGTATCCCAGGAGTGACCACTGTGGGCCAGTGCCAGCCTCCATCCTGTTCTGCTGTGTCCTTCTGAAACAGATTTCAGGGTCTCTATTTGAATGGAGAAAATTTTAACGAGGACTTGTATGAATGTTCCTTCTGTCCTTCAGGATATTCATGGAAGTAGCAGGCTGTAGTTCTAGGAAACCCCATTCCACTGAAGCACATTACTAAGGGAACTGGGTAGTAGAGCAGGAATACTGTAAAAATACTTTGAACTTACATTCCCTGTTGCTGCCAGACCACTGTGTGAGTCTTGACCTCCCTGTGCCTCTTCCAGAGggttggtgctgctgctgcttgtgaggGTTatgcacaggcactgctgcaggaggtggaAAAGAGTTGTTCCAGAGttttccaggctctgctttCAAATCCCTACTGAGGCAGAGAACAAGGGTGGGATTTGTGTGAACAGAGCAGCCTTGTGTCTCTTGTTCTTGTCTCCAGTTCTTTAAGGAGttctcagtgaaaaaaaccctccctccttccagagctggggcagctttgCCCAAGGCTCAAACCTCGATGTGTGGCCCAAGGGAATGTCCCAGAGGCCCGGCAGGAAACCACCAGTGAGGACACAAATTTTAACACATGGAAGCTGAGGTCACTACAATCTGTAAACAGgttctttctctctttattctGCTATTGCAAGAACATAAAAATAGATGTTCTCTCCCCAGTCCAGAGCTCCACAGTGGCTCTCCcaccctctccctcccccagagACGATTCCCTCTGCCGCAGGGCAGCTGTGAAAAAGGACTGATGTAAGGAAGCAGCTGCCCTTTCCTTGGGGCAAAATCCCCAAATCTAAAGGCAGAACACACCTatagcaaggagaaaaaaaacactgaatagGCACAGGATTTGTACAGGTttgccccagtgctgctggggttGTGGGAGCGCTGAGCCACATGGGGTGGGCTAAACTTCCCcaagtgtccctgccccagggaccaGCAATGGAGAAACTgcaccagcccctggcacagctgacaGAACATGGAAGGAAGTGCTCTGGAGAGGAGGTGGCACAACACCCAGGaacaccaggagctgccctctgtccccagcccgggGGGCACAACCTACCTctggcagggtgaggaggggccggcgttcctgcaggagcagccccatcTCCAGGGAGGAAGGGCCAAGTCCTTGTCCAGCCCCGCCCCgaaagccaggctggaattcTGGTGCCTCCGAGGTCTCACTTCCCAACAAGTACaaaagctgcagagcccagcacacgCTTAGCctttggaacatcagagcagacGGTCCGTGCCTGAAGGTGTCACCacttaaaaaaaggcaaattaagGGCAACAGGAACCACAGAACCAAttgaggaggggaggagaggggaaaaaaaataaagcaaagaatgGATTGCATTGCAAACACTAAAACCGTTAACTCTGCAATTAACATCTTAAAACCAACTTTTACCGGGGGTGGTCAAGTAGctcattaaaatgcagaaatctaAAACTCCAGAGGACtgttacaaataaaaattcacttttgtgGATCGCTACACAAACAGATGGATTTCCTttaacaaacagaaacaaaccagTCTAATTTAGACTCCAGTACAGCATTAACAGTTCCAACTTTAGGCTGCTGAACACTCCTTTTCCAATTCAGTGCAGCGTAGGAAGAATAGCACACGTTAAAAGTTTGTTACGAAAATAGAGTTTATTAAAAACACATCCCTATTGTTTTGAGGAGCTTTCACCGTTAccttttcttaaattaaaaaaaaaatagaaagcacTTCTACTTCTGATTCGTAAACTTTTTAAAgtcaaaactttaaaaaagttaCAGCAAAAATGGGTAATATTTTAATCATCTCTTCAGTATTTTATGTTATGTTGTGGCTATTTTAAATAGAAGGGAAGCAATCAAATTGCTCACAGTGCCCCGCGTCGGGGGCGCAGGGGCGGAAGGAAGCGCATTTACAGCACTGTACAACTCGAGCTCGACGCTGCCAGCCGGGCTGCGGCCCTAGCGCGGCGCCTCGGCCGCCGAGCCCGTGTCCTTGTCCGCCTGTTCCAGGGATGAGGTAGCCTCGGGCACCGACTCTGGCGCGGGTTTCGCGCCCGCGGGCTCGGCGTCTCCCGCAGCCAGTTCTGAAACGAGTTCCGCGCCCTCCGTTTTGCTGCCGTGGGGCTCGTGGTTTTTGTCGCCCTCCGCCCTGTCTGTCACCTCCGGCTTTTCCTTGCCGCGCGATTCTTCCTTGTCTCTACGAGACTCCCGATCCCTGGAATCCCTCTCCCTGTCTCGGTGGCCGCTGGAGCGCCTGTTCCTGTCCTCCGAGTCCCTGTGCCTGTCGCGCTCGGGGCTGCGGCGTCCCCAGTCTCGCCTGTCGCGGCCgctcggccccccccccccccccccccccccccccccccccccccccccccccccccccccccccccccccccccccccccccccccccccccccccccccccccccccccccccccccccccccccccccccccccccccccccccccccccccccccccccccccccccccccccccccccccccccccccccccccccccccccccccccccccccccccccccccccccccccccccccccccccccccccccccccccccccccccccccccccccccccccccccccccccccccccccccccccccccccccccccccccccccccccccccccccccccccccccccccccccccccccccccccccccccccccccccccccccccccccccccccccccccccccccccccccccccccccccccccccccccccccccccccccccccccccccccccccccccccccccccccccccccccccccccccccccccccccccccccccccccccccccccccccccccccccccccccccccccccccccccccccccccccccccccccccccccccccccccccccccccccccccccccccccccccccccccccccccccccccccccccccccccccccccccccccccccccccccccccccccccccccccccccccccccccccccccccccccccccccccccccccccccccccccccccccccccccccccccccccccccccccccccccccccccccccccccccccccccccccccccccccccccccccccccccccccccccccccccccccccccccccccccccccccccccccccccccccccccccccccccccccccccccccccccccccccccccccccccccccccccccccccccccccccccccccccccccccccccccccccccccccccccccccccccccccccccccccccccccccccccccccccccccccccccccccccccccccccccccccccccccccccccccccccccccccccccccccccccccccccccccccccccccccccccccccccccccccccccccccccccccccccccccccccccccccccccccccccccccccccccccccccccccccccccccccccccccccccccccccccccccccccccccccccccccccccccccccccccccccccccccccccccccccccccccccccccccccccccccccccccccccccccccccccccccccccccccgcgtgCCTGCAAGGAGCACAAAGGGACAGTCAGAGCGCGCAGCCTTTCCAGAACTTTTATCCCACGAAAAGAGCACCCCAGAACCTGGAGCAGCGCTTCCTGggctccccactgctgccaacaccccgttgtgtgctgctggcagcgATGACTTAGCCCAGGGCAGcaatccctgatcccacaggCTTCCTTCGGGGAGAGCCTTTGCTCTtgtgcagctcagcctcctgctccctcaACCgactgcagccagagcccctTCCTGGTGGTGTGCTTCCAGTTAAAAACACCTCACCCCCTACAAACATTTCCCTCTGCtacaaacagcagctgaacaccccagagctgcacagcatcAGCAAGAGGCTCATGCACATAGGCAGCAGAGAAGAGGCTGGAATACAGTTGGAGCACAGCTTTGTTTGCCATTTCAGAGAAAAGGGACACAACAAAGATTAATTTCAGCAGAATAAACCTTGCAATGtaaactaaaagaaaatgcaagggGTCATTCCTgacttttattttgtaatacTGTTGCATCCTTTATAGCACATATCCAGCACCAGctattttccagttttattcCTATGCTCTTccataggaggaaaaaaactcccTCTCCAAACATAGTGTCAGCCCAAAGCTCCCAGACACCAACACAATGAGCCGGAAGGAAGGAGGAATTCTGAGCTCCAGCTGAGGCCTTCCCACCCCATGGCAGGTGCCTCCACAGTCTGAACCAGGAACACTGTCCAGTGATCACACTGCtcccatctgctcctgctcaccagcaCTTCCTGCCCCagaaacacagcccctgcctgggTAAAACCAGAATGAAATATTGCAGGAATTCCTGTTGGAATTATTGTCAGcagagaaaactgcatttttcagcaaaagCTTCACGAGCAGCCAcacctgctcccctccagctgccctggtgTTCATCCCTCCATTCTCTGGCTGTGGCATCTGTCCCAGACAGACCTGAGCCTTCTGGGCTGCCCTCACCACATCCTGACTTTTAGGGACGTTTCTGACAGAAACCTTTTCATCTGAGTGCTCTTTAAATTCATACTGGAAGGAAGTTGTGTTTTGCCAGTGAGAAGACTTGTGTGACATCTTCCAGTCCATTAtatcctttccccttcccctaCAAGCAGTCAGACACAGCTTTCTCTTTTTGGATAGAAATGCTCCAGTAccaacagcattttttttccctgcatttttccctttctctaaAGGCAGAGCTCTCCCCACTCCTGGTCAATAAGCAGGTCTGGAATCACCCAGTATAATAAACTCCTCCTGTGACTGAATTACAGATCTGACAAGACAGACCCATAGCTAATGATGTCTTCCAGGAATCTGGAGGTTTGGGGATATTCTTgttggtaaaaacatcttttcatCTTCCTCAGAAGGTTAAAACAAGGCAGAATAGAATAACTGAGAACTAAAGAGCTGAAGTTAAGGCTATGCTATCAGCAGAGCAGATGTGGGTTACAAGAGCATGAACATGAGTTAAGGGAGGGAAGTTTCACATTTAATAAGCACAAGTCATTTAATTTCTCAACCTTATTTCTACACAAACTGCAGCACTGAAGCAACATAATAGTACCTGGAACTCCTTCATTTTGAACTGCAttggctggagagctgcacacttttttattttaaataccaaCCCCCCTTTAGCTAAGGCTAAAGCAACTGTACAACTACTGGAGTTTCTTCACTCTGCTGACAAATCAGGCACCAAATACAAACCTATAGAGCTGTCCAGAAACACATGCCAGTTTACTAAAAATGCTCAGGGACATTCATggtacagacacacacacacacacacacacacaccatgTCTGGGGCATGCTAAAGTCCTCTTTTGATTTAGGAAGTACCTGACATTCAAGTAGTTTCTTGAACTCAGTATGAACTCCCTGAGCTCTGAGAGAAACCCTGACGTGATTTCCTGACCCAGCTTGTCCTACTGGAGCCAGTTCCCTCACATTTGacacctgctgctctgtcccaaTGTGCAAAACCACACCTTGCCTTCACAAGATTTTACTGGTATAGGAGGAGCAACCATCACACACCAAAGTGTCCTAAGTTTCATCACTTGACTCCCACGACACAGCCCAAGTGCTCAGGCTGGACTGAAGTATCTTCTGTCCAGAGAGGGCACAGGAGCCATCCTCACTGCTTTGATAAATTAGATATGAAGCTAGGTTTCCATGCCACTGTGATTCAGAGCTGATCATCTCTCACAGCTGGACAAAGCCTGTGTTCCCCTGGGATAATTCCCATGTCACCAATGCTGACACACCTGATTTACTCTTACACAAACTCTGCTCACTAAGTGGTTCCAGTAACTCACAACCCCTTAAATCACTTCCCATCACGTGGAGCTCTGTGGTTTCTGTCTGTCCCAGCACACAAACCTCAAGGAAACACATGGAACAAGCCAAAAGCTCACGGAGccagcacaacagcagcaggTTTTCACTCCACTttgaagctgctgctctccaacaTTCTGCATGCTCTCCAGTGGGGAATGTGGGATCTTACAGACAGAACATTAAATACTGCCAGGGAATTCTTGAGAGAGGGACCATGTTGTAAGTCTGGTGGGTTTTTGCTGGAGTTTGATACAGAACCTTTCAGAGCAAGTCAAGACTAAAGAAAGAAGCCTGAACTAAAGGGCCTAAATATGGAGTCCCAGCTGAAAAATCTTGCCAAAAAACCTCAACATTTTGGGACAGTCGCACTCTGAGAAGCTCAGAGAATgctgtatttgtgttttgtaaTTTAATGCAGATTACAAAAATCACTTCAGAACAAGTCACCAGGGGAGCAAAGAGCAGTAACTGAGCTCGTACTACCAGGAAGCGAATGCCAAATTCGATGGGAATTCCAGAATAACTTAGCTTTGATTACATGTTATGATCCTTGAAAGAATTTGGGTAAAAAGAGCACTAGATCAGGAGCTATAACTGCAATAGAATGTATTTCATCAGGACCCACAGAATGTGAATATTCCAAACACAGCACTTGCAGTTTATTACTGGCCCAAGCTAAAGCATTTGCTCAATGCTCAGAACATGTGGGCCAATCTCAGAAGATTTAAATGCTGTCATTTCCTGCAGTAGGCACATGTCAAAGGAACCTACAAATACCTGCTCTACTGAtcattacacacacacacacacacacaccatgTCTGGGGCATGCTAAAGTCCTCTTTTGATTTAGGAAGTACCTGACATTCAAGTAGTTTCTTGAACTCATAAAGTCCTCTTTTGATTTAGGAAGTACCTGATATTCAAGTAGTTTCTTGAACTGGGTATGAACTCCCTGAGCTCTGAGAGAAACCCTGAGGTGATTTCCTGACCCAGCTTGTCCTACTGGAGCCAGCTCCCTCACATTTGacacctgctgctctgtcccaaTGTGCAAAACCACACCTTGCCTTCACAAGATTTTACTGGTATAGGAGGAGCAACCATCACACACCAAAGTGTCCTAAGTTTCATCACTTGACTCCCACGACACAGCCCAAGTGCTCAGGCTGGACTGAAGTATCTTCTGTCCAGAGAGGGCACAGGAGCCATCCTCACTGCTTTGATAAATTAGATATGAAGCTAGGTTTCCATGCCACTGTGATTCAGAGCTGATCATCTCTCACAGCTGGACAAAGCCTGTGTTCCCCTGGGATAATTCCCATGTCACCAATGCTGACACACCTGATTTACTCTTACACAAACTCTGCTCACTAAGTGGTTCCAGTAACTCACAACCCCTTAAATCACTTCCCATCACGTGGAGCTCTGTGGTTTCTGTCTGTCCCAGCACACAAACCTCAAGGAAACACATGGAACAAGCCAAAAGCTGACGGAGccagcacaacagcagcaggTTTTCACTCCACTttgaagctgctgctctccaacaTTCTGCATGCTCTCCAGTGGGGAATGTGGGATCTTACAGACAGAACATTAAATACTGCCAGGGAATTCTTGAGAGAGGGACCATGTTGTAAGTCTGGTAGGTTTTTGCTGGAGTTTGATACAGAACCTTTCAGAGCAAGTCAAGACTAAAGAAAGAAGCCTGAACTAAAGGGCCTAAATATGGAGTCCCAGCTGAAAAATCTTGCCAAAAAACCTCAACATTTTGGGACAGTCGCACTCTGAGAAGCTCAGAGAATgctgtatttgtgttttgtaaTTTAATGCAGATTACAAAAATCACTTCAGAACAAGTCACCAGGGGAGCAAAGAGCAGTAACTGAGCTCGTACTACCAGGAAGCGAATGCCAAATTCGATGGGAATTCCAGAATAACTTAGCTTTGATTACATGTTATGATCCTTGAAAGAATTTGGGTAAAAAGAGCACTAGATCAGGAGCTATAACTGCAATAGAGTGTATTTCATCAGGACCCACAGAATGTGAATATTCCAAACACAGCACTTGCAGTTTATTACTGGCCCAAGCTAAAGCATTTGCTCAATGCTCAGAACATGTGGGCCAATCTCAGAAGATTTAAATGCTGTCATTTCCTGCAGTAGGCACATGTCAAAGGAACCTACAAATACCTGCTCTACTGATCATTTCAAATTCCCTGAGCACACACTCACTGAGCCATCACAGCCTGGACTGTCCTGTTCCCGTTAACAACAAGGTGTAACAGCAGAGAATGAGGTCAAGGGCACACCTAAATCACAACAACCTGATGGTGGGCTTtagaaaaaagcacaaaaaatccAGACCCAAAGTCCGAGAGGCATCACACCTCTGAAGCACAACCACATTCTGGTTGGAAGGGACGAAGGAATTACAGTGGAGGCACAAGTAAATCAGTAGAGTTGGGACAGAACTTATAAAAGGGTATGAAATGTTACAATGATCccttcagaattattttgtaACATGTCTTCCACAGAAATACCGAACCTAGAGAGAGAGAGCATTTTTTGAAATTACAAAAGTTATTAAAGA carries:
- the SCAF4 gene encoding splicing factor, arginine/serine-rich 15, giving the protein GGGGGGPSGRDRRDWGRRSPERDRHRDSEDRNRRSSGHRDRERDSRDRESRRDKEESRGKEKPEVTDRAEGDKNHEPHGSKTEGAELVSELAAGDAEPAGAKPAPESVPEATSSLEQADKDTGSAAEAPR